Proteins found in one Neurospora crassa OR74A linkage group II, whole genome shotgun sequence genomic segment:
- a CDS encoding btn-1, whose protein sequence is MNRSPSSSGLLPLPGAPSSSWALYRARLSSLLQSVDTAVFIAFWLFGLINNVLYVIILSAAQDLVGNGIPKGVVLLADVMPSFLTKLVAPYFIHRIPYATRIFIFVTLSSAGMLLIAFTPPSRSVAVKLIGVVLSSISSGGGELSFLGLTHYYGHMSLAAWGSGTGGAGLIGSLLYVMLTDWIGLSVKTSLLASAFLPIIMLVSFFLILPHGPLRASARKTYEPIANRDSFQEESEGAENNFDDIPTSTASSSLLAPGPAVAATAYSSHPTEDARKDSLAAKIQRSKSLFFPYMLPLLLVYIAEYTINQGVSPTLLFPLESSPFAEFRSFYPFYGFLYQVGVFISRSSIAFIRIHHLYLPSLLQVANLVLLTLHALLNFIPSVYIVFVIIFWEGLLGGCVYVNTFAEIMEHVPAEDREFSLGATSVSDSGGICVASFLSMAMEIWLCNWQVDHGRDWCRRIKAG, encoded by the exons ATGAACAGgtcgccttcctcctccgggTTGTTGCCCTTGCCTGGTGCGCCTTCGTCATCGTGGGCCCTCTACCGTGCTCGTCTCTCCAGCCTCCTTCAGAGTGTCGACACTGCCGTCTTTATCGCATTTTGGTTATTTG GCCTCATCAACAATGTTCTCTACGTCATTATCCTCTCGGCCGCCCAAGACCTGGTCGGAAACGGCATCCCCAAGggcgtcgtcctcctcgccgatGTCATGCCCAGCTTCCTGACCAAGCTGGTTGCTCCCTATTTTATCCATCGCATACCCTATGCCACCCGCATCTTTATCTTCGTcaccctctcctccgccggCATGCTGCTCATCGCCTTCACACCGCCGTCCCGATCGGTGGCCGTCAAGCTGATTGGCGTCGTTTTGTCCAGCATCAGcagtggtggcggcgagCTGAGCTTCTTGGGTCTCACACACTACTATGGTCACATGAGTCTGGCTGCTTGGGGTAGTGGTACCGGCGGCGCAGGTCTCATTGGGTCCCTGCTGTACGTGATGCTGACAGACTGGATCGGCCTCAGCGTCAAGACGAGCTTGCTCGCCTCTGCCTTTCTGCCCATCATCATGCTTgtcagcttcttcttgatcCTCCCCCATGGGCCACTGCGCGCGAGTGCCCGTAAGACCTACGAACCCATTGCCAATCGTGACTCTTTCCAGGAAGAAAGCGAGGGGGCCGAGAACAACTTTGACGATATACCCACGAGCACGGCATCATCAAGCCTCCTTGCACCCGGACCTGCAGTCGCTGCCACGGCGTATTCATCGCATCCCACCGAAGACGCTCGAAAGGACTCGCTTGCTGCCAAAATCCAACGATCCAAGTCGCTCTTCTTCCCGTACATGCTCCCGCTTTTGCTGGTCTACATTGCCGAATACACCATCAACCAAGGCGTCTCCCCAACGTTGCTCTTCCCGCTCGAGTCCTCGCCTTTTGCCGAGTTCAGGTCGTTTTATCCCTTCTACGGTTTCCTCTACCAAGTCGGTGTATTCATCTCGCGCTCATCCATCGCTTTCATCCGCATCCACCATCTATACCTGCCGTCCCTGCTTCAAGTCGCCAATCTCGTTCTGCTTACTTTGCACGCACTGCTCAATTTCATCCCGTCTGTTTACATTGTTTTTGTCATTATCTTCTGGGAGGGTCTGCTCGGCGGTTGTGTCTACGTCAACACTTTTGCCGAGATTATGGAACACGTGCCTGCAGAGGATCGTGAATTCAGCTTGGGTGCTACCTCGGTCAGCGATAGCGGCGGTATCTGTGTGGCCAGCTTCCTCAGCATGGCCATGGAGATATGGCTGTGTAATTGGCAGGTTGACCATGGCCGAGATTGGTGCAGGCGTATCAAGGCTGGCTAA